In the Thermus filiformis genome, CCCACCTGGGCAGGGACCTCCTCCCCACCCGAAGGCCCGCCCAGGAGGAGATGTTCGCCGCCGTGGAAGAGGCCCTGGCCCGGGGGAAGCGGCTCCTCCTGGAAGCCCCCACGGGCACGGGCAAGACCAAGGGCTACCTCTACCCCGTCCTCCACCGGGGGGAAAGGACCTGGGTGGCCACCCACACCAAGGTGCTCCAGGCCCAAGCCCTGGAGGAGCTAAGGGCGGTGGGGGAAAGGGGGTTCGGGGTGAAGGCCGCCCTGGTGAAGAGCCCCCGGGACACCCTATGCCCCGAGGCCCTTTTTGAGCTCTTCCTGGACGCCCGGGACGAGGAGGACGAGGAGCTCAGGGCCGCGGTGGGCGTTCTCCTCCACTACGCCGCCCTGGGTGGGTACGACCTCGAGGCCCTCCCCGGCTACTGGCACTTCTCCCGGGGCTTCCGCGAGGCCCGGGACCGGGTGGGGACCAACCCGCACCGCTGCCGCCCGGAGTGCCCCTTCTTCCAGACCTGCGCCTTCCAAAAGCAGCTCGCCCACCGCCGGGAAGCCCAGGTCCTGGTCGCCAACCAAGCCTACTTGCTCTCCCACTTCGGGCAGGAGACCCCAGAAGGGGAGGCCGAGGCCCACCTGGTGGTGGACGAGGCCCATCACCTGGAAGATGTGGCCACCGAGGCCCTCACCCAGACCCTGGATCAGGAGGAGCTGGTCCACTGGCTGAACCGCCTGGCCCACCCCAAGAAGGACAAGGGCCTCCTCAAGGACAGGCGGAGGCTTTCGGAGCTCTCCGAGGAGGAGCGGCAAAAGGCCAAGGAGGTGGCCCAGGACCTCCTGCCCCGCCTCCGGGAAACCCTGGAGCGGTATTCCCGGCACCTGGTGGAGATGCTCAAGAACCACGGCAAAGGCGACCCCCGCTACGGCCTCGCCCTGGGCCTCAGCGTCTACTGGAAACATCTGGAGGAGTGGCCCCAGGTGGACCGGGAGGAGTGGGCCCTCCTCCGGGGCCTTTGGGATCTGCGGGGGGCGCTCAGGGAGCTGGCCCAGGAGCCCCGGACCCTCCTGGCCCGCGACCTCGTTCCCGTGCGGGAGTACCTGAAAGGGGCCGTGGAACTCCTGGAGGAGCGCCGCCGGGTCCTGGGGCTCCTCGAGGGCGATACCGACCCCAACCGCCTCCACCTCTCGGAGTGGGACCCCTTGACCCAGGGCTGGCGCCACCTGGCCCAACCCGTGGACGTGGCCCGCTACCTCCGGGATAGCCTTTGGCCCGCCTTCAAGGGCGTCCTCCTCACCAGCGCCACCCTGAGCGTCCCCACCGAGAAGGACCCGGAGGGCTTCCATCTGCTGAAGTGGACCCTGGGCCTGGAGGAGGCGGAAGCCCGATCTCTGCCCCCCTCCTTGCCCTACGAGAAGGCCCACCTCCTGGTGCCCCGCCACCTTCCCGAGGCCCGGGAGGCCACCCTGCCCCGCTTTCAGCGCCTCTTCCACCAGGAGCTCCGGGAACTTCTCCCCCGGGTCCACCGCAGCCTCACCCTCTTCACCAGCCTAAAGCGGATGCAGGATGCCAAGGAGGCCCTTCAGGACCTGCCCCACCTCCTCGTCCCCCTCACCCGGAAGGAGCGGGAGGACGTGGCGAGCCAGGTCCGGAGGGACCCTCGAGCCCCCGTGGCCGCCCTGGGCTCCCGGAGCTACATGGAGGGGGTGGACTTCCCCGCCCTGAAGCTCGTCAACCTGGAGCGCATCCCCTTTCCCCTCCCCTCCCCGCTCCTGAAAAAGCGTGAGGCGCGGGCCCACGAGATGGGCCTGGACCCGTGGTGGGACTACTCCCTGCCCAAGGCCGCCCTGGCCTTCGCCCAGGCCTTCGGCCGCCTCATCCGGGACGGGAGGGAGGAGGCGGGGGATGGGGCCTTCGTCCTCTGGGACAAGAAGCTCCTGGGGGCCGCCTACCAGAGCGTCTTCTACCGCGTCCTCCCCCAACAGGCCGCCCGTTACTTCCCACAGGACCGCAAGGCCTTTTACGACCTCCTGGCCAAGATTCTGGGCCTAGACCGCGCCCTCCTTCCCCAGGAGGAGCTGGAGGAGGAGGTCCTGGTCCGCCTGCGGGAGATCCTCCAATCCTCCTCCCACCCCCTGGAGAAGGCCCGGCGCATCGCGGAGGAGGTCTATGGCCTCACTTTGGAGGAGGAGCGCTGGGCCAAGCAGGCCGAGGCGATCCAGGCCGCCCTTGAAGGGAAGGACCTCCTCGCCCTCCTGCCCACCGGCTTTGGGAAGAGCCTGGCCTTCCAGATCCCCGCCCTCATGGGGAAGGGGCTCACCCTGGTGGTCTCCCCCCTGGTGGCCCTGATGAAGGACCAGGCCGACCGGCTCCTGGAGCTGGGCCTCCCAGTGGGGGCGGTCCACTCCCTGATGGGGGCCGGGGAGCAGCGGGCCGTTCTGGAGGAGGTGTGGGCGGGCCGGGTGCGCCTCCTTTACGTGAGCCCCGAGCGACTCAACCGCAGCGAGGCCCTGTGGAAGCTCCTGAAGGAGAAGCACGCCGAGGGGCTCCTGGAGCGGGTGGTCTTCGACGAGGCCCACTGCCTAGTGGAGTGGGGCTTTGACTTCCGGCCCGACTACCTGAAGGCCCTGGAGCGGCTCGGAGCCCTCGAGGGAGTCCCCCGGAGCTTCTTCACCGCCACCCTGACCCAGGAAGCCCTGGAAACCTTGAAGAAGGCGGCCAGGCTCGAGGCGTATCAGGAGGTGAGGCCCCCGACCTTCCACCGCCCCAA is a window encoding:
- a CDS encoding RecQ family ATP-dependent DNA helicase, whose translation is MERLRIKAYVALDLEATSPNPKDEETEILEIAAQDMEGNLFHRYVATSKPLEADHEVFRLTGIPFGEYQREKEPPEVALRAFLDFLGERPLLGHNLLRYDLPLLEKALEKVGLHLPPTAKPALDTLRLAHLVLPTPPEGLSGYRLGDLHAYFTGEPHANAHRAQADVEATWRVLAGLMGRSLPGGVARAWRELGLEEGGLFPEKPGQVKELLTAPAQVVRVAYEGPPLPHPSHLGRDLLPTRRPAQEEMFAAVEEALARGKRLLLEAPTGTGKTKGYLYPVLHRGERTWVATHTKVLQAQALEELRAVGERGFGVKAALVKSPRDTLCPEALFELFLDARDEEDEELRAAVGVLLHYAALGGYDLEALPGYWHFSRGFREARDRVGTNPHRCRPECPFFQTCAFQKQLAHRREAQVLVANQAYLLSHFGQETPEGEAEAHLVVDEAHHLEDVATEALTQTLDQEELVHWLNRLAHPKKDKGLLKDRRRLSELSEEERQKAKEVAQDLLPRLRETLERYSRHLVEMLKNHGKGDPRYGLALGLSVYWKHLEEWPQVDREEWALLRGLWDLRGALRELAQEPRTLLARDLVPVREYLKGAVELLEERRRVLGLLEGDTDPNRLHLSEWDPLTQGWRHLAQPVDVARYLRDSLWPAFKGVLLTSATLSVPTEKDPEGFHLLKWTLGLEEAEARSLPPSLPYEKAHLLVPRHLPEAREATLPRFQRLFHQELRELLPRVHRSLTLFTSLKRMQDAKEALQDLPHLLVPLTRKEREDVASQVRRDPRAPVAALGSRSYMEGVDFPALKLVNLERIPFPLPSPLLKKREARAHEMGLDPWWDYSLPKAALAFAQAFGRLIRDGREEAGDGAFVLWDKKLLGAAYQSVFYRVLPQQAARYFPQDRKAFYDLLAKILGLDRALLPQEELEEEVLVRLREILQSSSHPLEKARRIAEEVYGLTLEEERWAKQAEAIQAALEGKDLLALLPTGFGKSLAFQIPALMGKGLTLVVSPLVALMKDQADRLLELGLPVGAVHSLMGAGEQRAVLEEVWAGRVRLLYVSPERLNRSEALWKLLKEKHAEGLLERVVFDEAHCLVEWGFDFRPDYLKALERLGALEGVPRSFFTATLTQEALETLKKAARLEAYQEVRPPTFHRPNLRFVVTKARGETVKFQVLAQAVHWLMERKGSGIVYVSTRAEAERLAWALGRLFPDLGVEAYHAGLGPVPRREAQERFMEGKTRVMVATTAFGMGVDKPDIRLVVHWRPPRSLEEYIQQAGRAGRDREEAYCLLLYTKGDWGFLRWMAGVGAGREEQDFADRLLELLRKEGSLVDYRRDLYERVSREEGGKVEEDAGEEDEGEEDEEEPPSTLRRELGLENLEAILAGLERAGALTYDYLPGKVFLLAQKELEAHLTPEEKTLLHKAGYQGKDRGDELNFSCLSPEEALRLDERLYALIRQDELGLYHYREPLLRLRPGPDLEGGYRRWKEEREKLKEAALERLKQVERYAEWSLCRTQTLLRHLEEEGEPCGACDLCTGDTGPWEGVDRLDPEELERAYRPLDVLLGFFAWAEENDYSKEGTYRYLGKRSTLRALRGQDRGKNATLGPKYTRNPLFAHLSFMPPKELEQAFRQALERGYLEVKDRYRGHEVYGLTEKGRRQVAIRRRKEAKSV